tactGTACTTATtagctagggttttgggatGGAGGAGTGTTGGTAGGGCGGTGAggggtatatatagagagagaaatatatattttgtttttttttattatcaattgtTGTTTTATATTGTTCTAGGGGAAAATGAGGACCAGTTGTTTAGTTTATCCTTTCCTAGattgttatataatatatgtgaaGTGGTGGTTAATAGAAGAAAAATGCACATATATATCTagtttcctaaaaaaaaaaaaaagaaaaaaaaagaagaagaatcttatactacaacagaattaggttatagggacacatgtttgagacacttttgagtaaatatctcatttatgctaaaacttaaaaacacatctactaatgcctaaatataaagcccaatccaaccaaaaataaaagattactttactcaaccaaccacacccaattcatttggcccgattataaacagaaaagaaaaaaaaaaaaagaaaaatcaattaccattttttcttctctcttcactcaatccactgaaattctagacgaagagcctttactgtcgtccttctccgccaccgcagccaacgagatagagtttcggcggttgctaaatgcttaaataagtgttggtaaattaacagcactcttttagattataccgacactctttaactatcactatatacctaacgaccccacatatagcaacactttttaaaagtgtcggtaattttagctagcaacacttttttgacatgtacctatatttaaaagggttgctatagaccgtttttgttgtagtgttaaaTGTACAGTGAAAAGTAGGATGCAAAATCTACACCTATTCATTCAAGAAATATTGATTGAAAtatgttttttaattttgaatattacaAAAAAGACTTTTAAGACTACCGCAAAGATATTAGCTTTTAAATAATAAGATGTATAACCACTTTTTAAATATACCGTTAATTAgcatttttaagaataaattatccTAAACAATTTAGGAATGAGTTAAAAATTACAGCCACAAATTATACATCTcgctttaaataaaattttaaccagTTACATCGTGATTTCATGTTTTACTAATTATAAAAACATTATCGGCTGCGTACGTTGTACACCTTTAAAATATGGTATGTTAATTAAGTTTGAACTTTAAAATTGACATAGACATTGttttttgaaagtaaaataACTTGTTATTTATAACATATTGCTTATAGTGGTCTGTACTAAAGTTgaaacactatatatattataatatatatatatatatatatatgatattactataatatatatatatatatatatagagttgaggtACTATGCTATCGGCAAGAcacgagccttccgtgcttcagcttgtttttgatgttgcgactttgaatcgtcgatcggctccgttaacttgatctagagtatttgggagtacctagaaaataattttattatttttcgatatcagtTGCTaatgatcgaatgggctcaaatcaacaaatttcaatgcgCGTAGTGACgagttgcaagtttaacggtgtagaaatatccaaatcacgtaaaattttgatagaaaattctttatataattaaaacaagatcaatatctttgatttaaaatttaaatgtatattattacattttgtaagattttattttcagctgttattttggcccttcgttcactagcaaatgatatcgtaaaatcataaaaattattttctaggtacttcaaatactctagatatcaagtttaacggagcgcgatcgacgattcaaaagtcgcaacatcgaaataCGAGGCTGGAAGCATGGAAGACTCcgtgcttctgatagcatagtcctcactctctatatattatagatatataatatatagtataatatatatagaattattgcTTCCATCTATCAATCAAGGTACGAAGCCTTTGATGCATAATGAGTTTTTGGCGCGTTGGATGAAAGGACTGTGCGAGTTAGAATGTATACTGGTCCATTAGGTTGAGTACGGGTGGTTGGTTTATATATAAACTAACGGTTGTGAAATGATTCAGCAGGAGAGATTAaacggtagaaaactctatAGTACCAAAGACTTGTACTTATCAATAGTATGAGTAGCCGACtctataagtatatatatatagtatatatatattatatatatatatatatataaataaggaTAAAATGGTGAGTGAGAATGGGGGCCGGTTAAGATGGAAGAGGTGAGGCCATGTGGACTGGGCAGTGGTGGCAGCAGGTGGTATAGCTGGCGAGAGAAGAGGAGGACAAGAGAATGTTTTGGAGGGTTGTAACTTGCAAGTGGTGGCCTGGCTACGCACAGCTAtataattaagttatttttttctacGATATTATCTGCTCATTTAATTCATAGTACGTATTACATTGTGAATGAATAAATCAactaaaagtatttttattgtaaattatatatacttttgatACATtaccttaataataataataataataattgaaataaTATTACATGCGATCGACTCGAATCAATTTGCTTAAATTCTCATGTGGACTACAATTAATGTAGTAGCTAGACTAGACTAGATTCCCTGCTCTTGCAAACGCGCCTCGGAGTAGGCGTTATTCGGCGCGGACAAATTAAATCTCGGAAAATGCGCGTTGGATTGATGCGTGCGTTGCACATACGTGTTCGTATTTTATATTCTTGGCCGTGTGCATGGATAAGATTTTTATTATAgctaataaaactaaaaatataggatattttttaaattgtctgttattttttacttattaaattttatctGTATATTGATTCAGAAGAGTCGCCGTCCATACTCTAGAAAAAGCCTATTTAGGCCCTTCACAATTTCTTGGCCCACAACTTATTGGGTCCCGAACTGCGAACTGCGTTGACGGCCCATTTATGTGTATCGACAGCAGCAACAGATAACCGTATGCTGCTTAAACACCTAAatcaggagcagcagcagcagcagcagttggAACAACATACAATTTTGTGTTGCATTTGCATGCAAGCGAATTGAACTACCCGAACCGATTTGTATGTACCAATGCCATTACAGTTCATTTGCATGAAATAGAACAGGGCTAGTAGACTCGATTTATGGGCTCCGTGAACAACGAAGATGGGCGGTATTATTGATAACAATCAACTACGGCTCCAGCAGAGAACTACTCTTCTGAAGAATGCTAGCTAGCGACTACAATAGGGCATTTTCAGCAAAATTTCGGACCCGCCTAGTGTTTACAAGATCAAACAATGGAAAAACAATGATTTACACAAGGGCGCATCCTGACGCACCCCGACCAGCACTTCGTACCAGAGGATATCTGCAATCAGAATGTTTAGCCAACTGCCTCAATTAAACAGCTTACGAGATCAAAGTGCAAATGGATAAACTATCGATATTCACCTCGTAACTATGATATTCTAATTGGAGACTGCGGCGGCAGTGGAATGCTCTGAAAGTTCACCAAATATATCAGGACAGTCCTTCCATTTCCTCTGTTCTCTGGCTTCCCAGTACCCACCCACGTAGCGAAATGTTCCACTCCCAGTATCCTTTTGGAACCATCGAGGTTCCCAGCCACTTTCTTGCAATTTCCTCGACTGCAAAAGAGTAGGAAGATGATGAAAAAGTTAATAACATTCGCAAAGTAGTCACGAGGTGATTACTGAAAAGTAAACTGTAGCCACACTTTCCTTTTTGTAAATAAACCTAATTTGGCAATAACAAATTCGGTCTGGTTGCATGATCCTAAATACTGTATGATCATAAATAGTACTTGTGATTCATCTTTTCCTAACAGATGACTAAACTAAAACTTGCTCAGTAAAAGAAGAATATGGACAATAGGCCAAAAGATTACTTAGATGCAAAACCAATAgatatttttgttcttctttagGTAAGAAATCAATGCTAAAATAGAATACCATCCGTTGCCTTTTCTCCAACCGCAGTTTCTCAGCATTGGCCTTTTCATATTCCCCATTCTCTAGATACCGTTGATCTGGCCGTAGTCTTGAATCTGTTGGCGGAAGTTTCTCCTTAACCGGTTATTAAATATTCAGGATCAGAACtagaaatagaaaatagaaataaataagagtgaaaaaaattgaaccTAACCAGATTCAGGTCATATCGTATCTACCTTCAAGTCTGGCGTTAGCTCATTTACTGTAATTGCAAATGACGACAAGTTGTATCGAGTGGGGTTGGCAGAAGGCTTGCTTCTTTTCCATAATAAGGTAGCATTTTGTGTTGAAACACAAGACCAATTTTTCGCAACATCATTGCCTATGCTGCAGTACATGCTGTCATCCCACTTCCCCATTAAAGTAGCAACCTTAGTACCCAAGGTGTCCTCAACAAAGCCATGAACCTAATAGACAAATTTCCTCTTGATAAGAAGTCTTCAGTATTGCATCTAATCAcgtcaaaaaagaaaagacaagaaaataaagaactGTTGCATTTTACTACCTGGCGAGGGTTTCGTTCAAGGAGAGAGTGTTCTTTGAACTTCAACTTGCATGAATGTTGTCGGTTTCCCCAAATATCCATAGTTCCATGATGATTGCAATATAGTTTTCCAAGTATAATATTACAAATAGTTGTTGTGACCTGATATGTTAATCAATGTTAATCTGTAAAGAAGTGCATATCTAAAGACACTCGGAAGGAAAAAGCAGATGCCTGTACGAGAAGATAGAACAGAGAATATTGGCAGGGCAAAgtgagggaaaaagaaaagacttCTGTGGttccttttcatttatttaaacAGTTTGTACCTTGCTCCATTGAAAAATTTCACCGTCATCAAACTCTAGGGTTAATACACCAACTGGGTCCAGTTGAATGGATTGTCCCCAAAATTTACTCTTAAGATTGCTGTCGCCCCAGAATTTCCAACCTTTACCTTCGCAATGGCAGGCCATGACCACGGGATGATGGCTGACCTGTTAGTGGAACTAACAACAATGTCATTCAAAGAATGAGAATGTTCCATGCAAAACTTATTACAGAAACTTTGCATCTGGAATGAAGGTACAGAAACTTATTATTTGGAATGAAGGAAAAGCAAGGTGTCTATTAGTGTataagaggaagaggaaaaaggaTGACAAATGAAACAAAGGATCGTAAGTCACGTGCACACTAAAAAATGACTACTTGTATCATCACAATATGCTCGATCATGCCTTTCTGACCTCAGCCTCTAGGCCATTAAGCTAAAGATGTATTTCCTGTATCAGTTCATTTTTCACTCCTCACTCGACCTCCAGTTAATATACAGAATGCCAGAAGCAAAGCATTCGTAAAATGTAATTACAGTTAGCATATCCAAATCCACATACATATGTTATACAAATACAcaaaaacataaacatataCAAACATTATTTGTCTTATCGCATTGAGCTAGAATAAACTCAGAAGTTTCTAGATTTATCACAACAAATGGCAGTGATCTTAAATATAGTCTAACAATTGCTCAGATGGATAAGCGATGAAATCCTTATCTAGATGTCACGAACGCGAACATGGACATGGAACATGGGACACGACACAACTCGAATACGGTGACTCGGCAATTTGCAAAAAATTAAGACACGGACACGGCATGGATACtactaataaatataatattattaatataataatatatatatatatattatacaaaatattagttttgctaaaatattattatatttctcatgCGAATGagagttaataaaattttcattgataattcatatatttaaGGAAAGAAATTCTccatcatatataatttatttatattattcaaacaaaatttatatgcattcatcaaaaagccaaaatatgtctcatcttatattatatatgcataaaaaataaaaataaaaatatgtttttagTGGGATGCATAATGGACTTGTGTCGAACACGCGTCGATGGCGTGTCCACGTGGGACGTGAGTTCGACACGAACACGCGAGACTTATAAAAGTATCTGTAATACATAgatttttatctatttatcaACACTTCTTACGCCAAAGATCTTACCATTTCCAAAATTCTTATGTCTACACTTTTATAAGCATTTAGGACAGTTCCTACTAAGAATGAGTGTTCGAAAATTAGAATGCTGAAGAGAACTCTATTTGACACTCCTAGAAAccagaaaaatgaaactatggAGAATGTAGAACACAATAATTGGGCAATTCATAATTCTATATCTGCACAAGCTTTCAGATTAAGTTATTGCCACTTGTCACTGCATCTCTTATCGGTGGTCTATGTTACATGTATATAGAAAGAACTTCTGGGTATTCaaacagagagagaaaatttcaacaaaaaagACAATTG
This genomic interval from Ananas comosus cultivar F153 linkage group 8, ASM154086v1, whole genome shotgun sequence contains the following:
- the LOC109714015 gene encoding oxysterol-binding protein-related protein 2A isoform X5, producing MCAEGLGEALIKDCEQIMQLEFSRYHQQVKLHYEEYLSLIGTFPQHLEVLNAENENTTIDEGQLQLIKHECCSPGHEKYSEYSTTESSDDIDKQEIDEMSDEDEPCFFDTEEYFGEPAISSVSEISVSNHCSENGEYGYNAGDAEIINVEVDDYNTLPCTKRRRKLPEPAEKEKGISLWSMIKDNVGKDLTRVCLPVYFNEPLSSLQKCFEDLEYSYLLDQAYEYGKTGNSLMRILKVAAFAVSGYASSDGRPCKPFNPLLGETYEAEYPEKGIRFFSEKVSHHPVVMACHCEGKGWKFWGDSNLKSKFWGQSIQLDPVGVLTLEFDDGEIFQWSKVTTTICNIILGKLYCNHHGTMDIWGNRQHSCKLKFKEHSLLERNPRQVHGFVEDTLGTKVATLMGKWDDSMYCSIGNDVAKNWSCVSTQNATLLWKRSKPSANPTRYNLSSFAITVNELTPDLKVKEKLPPTDSRLRPDQRYLENGEYEKANAEKLRLEKRQRMSRKLQESGWEPRWFQKDTGSGTFRYVGGYWEAREQRKWKDCPDIFGELSEHSTAAAVSN